In Fusarium musae strain F31 chromosome 7, whole genome shotgun sequence, a single window of DNA contains:
- a CDS encoding hypothetical protein (EggNog:ENOG41), whose translation MSSWGLSRDIVVPQVLDGILQYTLMELVAPSEPGDDWTLRDKASRPPPSIPVTSAMPGIPSIMAHHRF comes from the exons ATGTCTT CATGGGGACTATCTCGAGATATTGTTGTCCCACAAGTTCTCGACGGCATTCTTCAATATACTCTAATGGAGCTCGTAGCTCCCTCAGAACCTGGCGACGACTGGACTCTTCGGGACAAGGCCAGTCGGCCACCACCATCAATTCCCGTAACAAGCGCTATGCCAGGTATACCGAGCATCATGGCACATCATCGATTTTGA